From a single Rhodococcus qingshengii JCM 15477 genomic region:
- the moaA gene encoding GTP 3',8-cyclase MoaA, whose protein sequence is MTVVSMGIPTVRFDAASLAGRPETDLLVDRFGRVARDLRVSITEKCSLRCTYCMPEEGLPAIAAEDLLSADEIIRVVGIGVERVGIREVRFTGGEPLMRSDLEKIIGGCAARVPGIPLSMTTNAVGLEHRAAKLAAAGLTRINVSLDSVDRAHFAELTRRDRLPSVLAGIRAAAAAGLAPLKINAVLMRETLHGAADLLQWCLEAGVELRFIEQMPLDADHAWARENMVTAAELLSVLGSRFELEAIGREDPSAPAEEWRVDGTTMTVGIIASVTRSFCSECDRTRMTAEGTIRSCLFSDREVDLRAALRAGASDDELADLWRGAMWNKWAGHGIDAADFVPPERSMGAIGG, encoded by the coding sequence TCTCGATGGGAATTCCCACCGTGCGGTTCGACGCTGCCTCCCTCGCCGGTCGTCCCGAGACGGATCTCCTGGTCGACAGGTTCGGGCGTGTTGCCAGAGATCTGCGAGTCTCGATCACCGAGAAGTGTTCACTTCGTTGCACGTATTGCATGCCGGAGGAAGGCTTGCCGGCCATCGCTGCGGAAGATCTTCTGAGTGCCGACGAGATCATTCGAGTAGTCGGAATCGGCGTCGAACGAGTCGGTATTCGCGAGGTGAGATTCACCGGCGGCGAACCGCTGATGCGTAGTGACCTCGAAAAGATCATCGGGGGGTGCGCCGCGCGCGTGCCAGGAATTCCACTTTCCATGACTACCAACGCCGTTGGGCTCGAACATCGTGCGGCGAAGTTGGCTGCAGCTGGTTTGACTCGCATCAATGTTTCCCTGGATTCGGTTGATCGCGCCCATTTCGCTGAATTGACGCGTCGAGACAGGTTGCCGTCCGTTCTCGCGGGAATTCGAGCGGCAGCTGCGGCCGGGCTCGCGCCACTGAAGATCAATGCGGTGCTGATGCGTGAAACGCTCCACGGCGCGGCGGATCTTTTGCAGTGGTGCCTCGAAGCCGGCGTCGAATTGCGCTTTATCGAGCAAATGCCTCTGGACGCAGACCATGCATGGGCACGCGAGAACATGGTGACCGCGGCTGAATTGTTGTCCGTTTTGGGAAGCCGTTTCGAATTGGAAGCAATCGGCCGTGAAGATCCGTCGGCTCCTGCCGAAGAATGGCGTGTCGACGGGACCACGATGACGGTAGGGATCATCGCTTCCGTGACCCGCTCGTTCTGCAGTGAATGCGATCGGACGCGAATGACCGCAGAGGGAACAATTCGGTCATGTCTGTTCAGTGACCGTGAAGTTGATCTGCGTGCCGCGCTCAGGGCCGGAGCAAGTGACGACGAACTAGCGGATTTGTGGCGCGGTGCGATGTGGAACAAGTGGGCTGGGCACGGCATCGACGCCGCGGACTTCGTTCCGCCGGAAAGAAGTATGGGAGCGATCGGTGGCTGA